One genomic segment of Streptomyces sp. TLI_146 includes these proteins:
- the helR gene encoding RNA polymerase recycling motor ATPase HelR, translated as MRVLSSVPSVHRSAFDLPERLSHKADPALIDGDERHFAAIAESLERSTAELSERLEAARRAPGGIGREAMDRDTEIHRLTGRLRTLRRFGLDLCLGHFVPADDAEPVYIGRLGLTDSTGHRLLVDWRSPAAEPFFAATHANPMGLTSRRRYRWAQGRINDYWDEVFTAEGLEGRAALDDQSAFIASLGGNRSARMRDVLSTIQSDQDAIIRAGSRGALVVDGGPGTGKTVVALHRAAHLLYSDPRLGHRRGGVLFVGPHRPYLDYVADVLPSLGEEGVQTCLVRDMVTEGATAVAETDPEAARLKSSAEMVKAIEPAVGLYEEPPTKGMTVSTHWSDVWLSADDWAAAFAAVEPGTPHNEARDQIREELLTILMDKHADEYEDDDEVSPQLLRRSLLQNRELIGTLNRAWPMLEATDLVGDLWTVPAYLRKCAPWLSADDVRTLQRAEAQAWTVSDLPLLDAARQRLGDAEASVRRRRHEAAAEAERARRADVMDSLLQNVELDESEGALGMLHGRDLQDTLIDESALPTAEPDLLAGPFAHIIVDEAQELTDAEWQMLLLRCPSRSFTIVGDRAQARHGFTESWRERLERIGLDRIEVASLSVNYRTPEEVMAEAAPVIRAVLPDANVPTSIRSSGIPVVHGPVAELEGILDDWLAAHDEGVACVIGDPRFRERPRVRSLTPTLSKGLEFDLVVLVDPDTYGDGIEGAVDRYVAMTRATQRLVILTSA; from the coding sequence GTGCGTGTTCTGTCGTCGGTCCCATCGGTTCACAGGTCTGCGTTCGACCTTCCCGAGCGCCTTTCCCACAAGGCCGACCCGGCGTTGATCGACGGTGACGAGCGGCACTTCGCGGCGATCGCGGAGAGCCTGGAGCGGTCGACCGCCGAACTGTCCGAGCGTCTGGAGGCCGCGCGCCGGGCACCCGGCGGCATCGGCCGGGAGGCGATGGACCGGGACACCGAGATCCACCGGCTGACCGGCCGCCTGCGCACCCTGCGCCGCTTCGGCCTGGACCTGTGCCTGGGGCACTTCGTCCCCGCGGACGACGCCGAGCCCGTGTACATCGGGCGTCTCGGTCTCACCGACAGCACCGGCCACCGGCTGCTCGTCGACTGGCGCTCCCCCGCGGCCGAGCCGTTCTTCGCGGCCACCCACGCCAACCCGATGGGCCTGACGAGCCGCCGCAGGTACCGCTGGGCCCAAGGCCGGATCAACGACTACTGGGACGAGGTGTTCACGGCCGAGGGGCTGGAGGGGCGCGCCGCACTCGACGACCAGTCCGCGTTCATCGCCAGCCTGGGCGGCAACCGCTCGGCCCGGATGCGCGACGTGCTGTCCACCATCCAGTCCGACCAGGACGCCATCATCCGCGCGGGTTCCCGTGGCGCGCTCGTCGTCGACGGCGGTCCGGGTACGGGCAAGACGGTCGTCGCCCTGCACCGCGCCGCCCATCTGCTCTACTCGGACCCGCGCCTGGGTCACCGCCGGGGCGGTGTGCTGTTCGTCGGCCCGCACCGGCCCTACCTGGACTACGTCGCCGACGTCCTGCCCAGCCTCGGCGAAGAGGGCGTACAGACCTGCCTCGTACGGGACATGGTCACCGAGGGAGCCACGGCGGTGGCCGAGACCGACCCGGAGGCGGCCCGGCTGAAGTCGTCCGCGGAGATGGTGAAGGCGATCGAGCCGGCCGTGGGCCTCTACGAGGAGCCGCCCACCAAGGGCATGACGGTCTCGACCCACTGGTCCGACGTCTGGCTGAGCGCCGACGACTGGGCGGCGGCGTTCGCGGCCGTGGAGCCCGGCACTCCGCACAACGAGGCGCGCGACCAGATCCGCGAGGAGCTGCTCACGATCCTGATGGACAAGCACGCGGACGAGTACGAGGACGACGACGAGGTGTCGCCCCAGCTGCTGCGGAGGTCGCTGCTGCAGAACCGGGAGCTGATCGGGACCCTGAACCGGGCGTGGCCGATGCTGGAGGCGACCGACCTCGTCGGCGACCTGTGGACGGTGCCCGCGTATCTGCGCAAGTGCGCTCCGTGGCTGAGCGCCGACGACGTACGCACGCTCCAGCGCGCGGAGGCACAGGCCTGGACGGTGTCCGACCTGCCGCTCCTGGACGCGGCACGGCAGCGGCTCGGCGACGCGGAGGCGTCCGTGCGCAGGCGTCGCCACGAGGCCGCCGCCGAGGCCGAACGCGCGCGGCGGGCCGACGTCATGGACAGCCTGCTGCAGAACGTCGAGCTCGACGAGAGCGAAGGCGCGCTCGGCATGCTGCACGGGCGGGACCTGCAGGACACCCTGATCGACGAGAGCGCGCTGCCCACCGCCGAACCGGACCTGCTCGCCGGTCCGTTCGCCCACATCATCGTGGACGAGGCGCAGGAGCTGACCGACGCCGAGTGGCAGATGCTGCTGCTGCGCTGCCCGTCGCGGAGCTTCACCATCGTGGGCGACCGCGCCCAGGCCCGGCACGGGTTCACCGAGTCGTGGCGGGAGCGGCTGGAGCGGATCGGCCTCGACCGCATCGAGGTGGCCTCCCTGAGCGTCAATTACCGCACGCCCGAGGAGGTCATGGCGGAAGCCGCGCCGGTCATCCGGGCCGTGCTCCCGGACGCCAACGTGCCGACCTCGATCCGCAGCAGCGGTATCCCCGTGGTCCACGGACCGGTCGCGGAGCTGGAGGGGATCCTCGACGACTGGCTCGCGGCGCATGACGAGGGGGTGGCCTGTGTCATCGGTGATCCCCGGTTCCGGGAGAGGCCGCGTGTGCGGTCGCTCACGCCGACGCTGTCGAAGGGCCTTGAGTTCGACCTGGTCGTTCTCGTCGACCCGGATACGTACGGCGACGGCATCGAAGGAGCTGTCGACCGGTATGTCGCGATGACCCGCGCGACCCAGCGACTGGTCATCCTCACCAGTGCCTGA
- a CDS encoding phosphotransferase family protein, protein MTISAPSATGVRTEWDQVPEHVRRGLEARLGAPVVEAVTQHGGFSPGVAARVRLADGRRAFVKAVSAEANPASPVLHRAEARVSAALPPEVPAPRLLAGHDDATWVALAFEDVDGRQPQVPWRPDELARVLRAVGDLAHTLTPAPLDVPTVVESEAESFRGWEELLDGDESTRDRLDPWVRRNLAALADLAAPWGEFASGDTLAHGDLRADNLLLTADGRVVFVDWPHAVRAAPWFDLLLMLPCVRAQGGPDPDEVFTAHPVGRDAEPEGVTATLAALAGYFVRQSLRSAPPGLPTVRAFQAAQGAAAIEWLRTRLGSRLP, encoded by the coding sequence ATGACCATCAGCGCACCGTCCGCCACCGGAGTCCGTACCGAATGGGACCAGGTTCCCGAGCACGTCAGGCGCGGGCTGGAGGCGCGGCTGGGCGCACCGGTCGTCGAAGCGGTGACCCAGCACGGCGGTTTCTCTCCCGGGGTGGCCGCGCGTGTGCGGTTGGCGGATGGGAGGCGTGCGTTCGTGAAGGCGGTGAGCGCCGAGGCCAACCCCGCCAGCCCGGTGCTCCACCGGGCCGAGGCCCGTGTCTCCGCCGCCCTGCCGCCCGAAGTCCCCGCACCGCGGTTGCTGGCCGGCCACGACGACGCGACCTGGGTGGCCCTGGCCTTCGAGGACGTCGACGGACGGCAGCCCCAGGTGCCGTGGCGGCCGGACGAGTTGGCGCGGGTCCTGCGCGCGGTGGGCGACCTCGCGCACACCCTCACCCCCGCACCCCTCGACGTACCGACCGTCGTGGAGAGCGAGGCCGAGTCGTTCCGGGGGTGGGAGGAGCTCCTCGACGGCGACGAAAGCACACGGGACCGCCTCGATCCCTGGGTGCGGCGCAACCTGGCCGCTCTCGCCGACCTCGCCGCGCCCTGGGGCGAGTTCGCCTCGGGCGACACCCTCGCCCACGGCGACCTGCGCGCCGACAACCTCTTGCTGACCGCCGACGGCCGTGTCGTCTTCGTCGACTGGCCGCACGCGGTACGGGCAGCGCCCTGGTTCGACCTGCTCCTGATGCTGCCCTGCGTGCGTGCACAAGGAGGCCCCGACCCCGACGAGGTGTTCACCGCGCACCCGGTGGGCCGGGACGCCGAGCCCGAAGGGGTGACCGCCACCCTCGCCGCGCTGGCCGGCTATTTCGTACGCCAGTCGCTGCGGAGCGCGCCGCCCGGGCTGCCGACCGTACGTGCCTTCCAGGCCGCGCAGGGGGCCGCCGCGATCGAGTGGCTCAGGACCCGCCTGGGCTCGCGGCTCCCCTAG
- a CDS encoding methyltransferase yields MAGARPEATGVSQTSGTPHGPEAGQPLGSPAAPDEVTGELLELSLGYLYSAALHTAARFGIADHLAGGPRSADELAKAAEVDGPHLHRLLRFLATKGVFREDEEGRFHLTPLAQPLRSDTERSLRDYILVRGEPVFWQSAAQLHEAVRTGSTAFENVYGVPFYDHVAADPELGRAFNSSMAAFSETLSNDVVEAVDFSGATSAVDVGGGRGGLLRAILRRNPHLTGTLVDLEPVVAGHVLDTPELAGRWRAQAGDFFASVPSGADVYLLKHVLASWPDEECVRILRTCREAMPAHGRLLVINAMIPAGNDPHPGKTIDILMMTVLNGRGRTRAEYEALLATAGFSVVRVLDPSPHASVIEAVVAD; encoded by the coding sequence ATGGCAGGCGCTCGCCCGGAAGCCACAGGAGTTTCGCAGACGTCCGGCACCCCGCACGGCCCGGAGGCCGGACAACCCCTCGGCTCACCCGCCGCCCCGGACGAGGTGACGGGCGAGTTACTCGAACTCTCCCTGGGCTACCTCTACTCGGCGGCCCTGCACACCGCCGCACGCTTCGGCATCGCCGACCACCTGGCGGGCGGCCCGCGCAGCGCCGACGAACTCGCCAAGGCCGCGGAGGTCGACGGCCCCCACCTCCACCGGCTCCTGCGGTTCCTCGCCACCAAGGGCGTCTTCCGTGAGGACGAGGAGGGCCGCTTCCACCTCACCCCGCTCGCGCAGCCGCTGCGCTCTGACACCGAGCGTTCGCTGCGCGACTACATCCTGGTGCGCGGCGAGCCGGTCTTCTGGCAGTCGGCGGCCCAGCTCCACGAGGCCGTCCGCACGGGAAGCACCGCCTTCGAGAACGTGTACGGCGTCCCCTTCTACGACCACGTGGCCGCCGACCCGGAACTCGGCAGGGCCTTCAACTCCAGTATGGCGGCGTTCTCCGAGACGCTGAGCAACGACGTCGTCGAGGCCGTCGACTTCTCCGGGGCCACGAGCGCCGTCGACGTGGGCGGCGGGCGCGGCGGTCTGCTGCGCGCGATCCTGCGCCGCAACCCGCACCTGACGGGCACCCTGGTCGACCTGGAGCCGGTGGTGGCCGGGCACGTTCTCGACACCCCGGAGCTGGCCGGGCGGTGGCGTGCGCAGGCCGGGGACTTCTTCGCCTCCGTGCCCTCCGGCGCCGACGTCTACCTCCTCAAGCACGTATTGGCCAGCTGGCCGGACGAGGAGTGCGTACGCATCCTGCGGACGTGTCGTGAGGCCATGCCCGCGCACGGACGCCTCCTGGTCATCAACGCGATGATCCCGGCGGGCAACGACCCGCACCCGGGCAAGACCATCGACATACTGATGATGACGGTCCTGAACGGCAGGGGCCGCACCCGCGCGGAGTACGAGGCGCTGCTGGCCACGGCGGGATTCTCTGTCGTACGGGTTCTGGACCCCTCGCCGCACGCGTCGGTCATCGAGGCGGTCGTGGCCGACTGA
- the phzG gene encoding phenazine biosynthesis FMN-dependent oxidase PhzG has protein sequence MPDLSQSNGSPVNAANGRTGTRRSETLTGSIDVEFPEFRTPPPEPMGLLASWLESSVARGVREPRALALATADTRGRTSSRIVVLTSMTDAGIVFLSHSSSQKGRELEENPWASGVLYWRETSQQITLAGPVDRLPDAEADSMWFARPVFTHAMSTASRQSQPMDGLDRVAELRDRARELGEPQRPLPRPTTFTAYRLAPDSVEFWADGTDRLHERLRYDRTGDGWRISRLQP, from the coding sequence ATGCCTGACCTGTCCCAGTCGAACGGATCTCCCGTCAACGCCGCCAACGGCCGTACGGGAACCCGCCGTTCCGAGACACTCACCGGCAGCATCGACGTGGAATTCCCCGAGTTCCGCACGCCACCCCCCGAACCGATGGGACTGCTGGCCTCGTGGCTGGAGAGCAGCGTCGCGCGGGGGGTGCGCGAGCCCCGGGCGCTGGCCCTGGCCACCGCCGACACCCGGGGCCGTACGTCCTCCCGCATCGTGGTGCTCACCTCGATGACGGACGCCGGAATCGTCTTCCTCAGCCACTCCAGCAGCCAGAAGGGCCGTGAACTGGAGGAGAACCCCTGGGCGTCCGGCGTCCTCTACTGGAGGGAGACGAGCCAGCAGATCACACTGGCGGGCCCGGTGGACCGGCTGCCCGACGCCGAGGCGGACAGTATGTGGTTCGCGCGGCCCGTCTTCACCCACGCCATGAGCACCGCCTCCCGGCAGAGTCAGCCGATGGACGGTCTCGACCGGGTGGCCGAACTGCGCGACAGGGCGCGGGAGCTGGGGGAGCCGCAGCGGCCCTTACCGCGCCCCACGACGTTCACCGCCTACCGACTCGCACCCGACAGCGTGGAGTTCTGGGCCGACGGCACCGACCGTCTGCACGAGAGGCTGCGCTACGACCGCACCGGCGACGGCTGGAGGATCAGCAGGCTCCAGCCGTGA
- a CDS encoding nuclear transport factor 2 family protein: protein MNPTRISAALNDLLFNSDITVEEAADRHFTAQYRQRTDGEWADRAGFVEHISHLRTVVADGSVTVHEELYDGGKYADRHTVDVTKKDGSTVSMEVYVFADLAPDGRFHRIEETTLMLQGSDADRNLGSAR, encoded by the coding sequence ATGAACCCCACCCGTATCAGCGCCGCCCTCAACGACCTGCTGTTCAACAGCGACATCACCGTGGAGGAGGCGGCCGACCGCCACTTCACCGCGCAGTACCGCCAGCGCACCGACGGGGAGTGGGCCGACCGCGCCGGGTTCGTCGAGCACATCTCCCATCTGCGCACCGTCGTCGCCGACGGCAGTGTCACGGTCCACGAGGAGCTGTACGACGGCGGCAAGTACGCCGACCGGCACACCGTCGACGTCACCAAGAAGGACGGCTCGACGGTGAGCATGGAGGTGTACGTCTTCGCCGACCTCGCGCCCGACGGACGCTTCCACCGCATCGAGGAGACCACCCTGATGCTTCAGGGCTCCGACGCCGACCGGAATCTGGGCAGCGCCCGCTGA
- a CDS encoding MarR family winged helix-turn-helix transcriptional regulator: MDNEVGQEIADALGILLRRTTRAQLHKQLTTGMGEGVDEVTYPVLSALARTGPRSAADLAPEVGIDRSGVTRRASRLEAAGLVRREADPHDRRAHLLILTEQGRLAVTELRRRLAAHITASLSSWPPGEAEAFAHQLRRFTAEGPFA; the protein is encoded by the coding sequence GTGGACAACGAAGTAGGGCAAGAGATCGCGGACGCGCTGGGGATCCTGCTGCGCCGCACCACTCGCGCGCAGCTGCACAAGCAGCTCACCACCGGTATGGGCGAGGGAGTGGACGAGGTGACATACCCGGTGCTCAGCGCACTGGCGCGGACAGGGCCGCGCAGCGCGGCCGACCTGGCACCCGAGGTCGGAATCGACCGCTCCGGCGTCACCCGCCGCGCCTCCCGACTGGAGGCCGCCGGGCTCGTCCGCCGCGAGGCGGACCCCCACGACCGCCGGGCACACCTGCTCATCCTCACCGAGCAGGGCCGACTCGCCGTGACGGAGCTGCGCAGGCGGCTGGCCGCCCACATCACGGCCAGCCTCTCCTCCTGGCCGCCGGGCGAGGCGGAGGCGTTCGCGCACCAGCTGCGGCGCTTCACGGCCGAGGGCCCGTTCGCCTAG
- a CDS encoding acyl-CoA dehydrogenase family protein → MADALLFNPRTYDPAHFDPETRRLLRATVDWFEARGKRKLIEDYRSRAWLADFLAFSAKEGLFATFLTPAADAGNEEQRWDTARIAALNEIFGFYGLDYWYAWQVTILGLGPVWQSDNAAARARAAELLSQGEVFAFGLSEKTHGADIYSTDMLLEPDGNGGFRATGSKYYIGNGNAAGLVSVFGRRTDVEGPDGYVFFAADSRHTSYHLVKNVVDSSKYVSEFRLEGYPVGPDDVLHTGRAAFDAALNTVNVGKFNLCTASIGICEHAMYEAVTHAHNRILYGRPVTAFPHVRRELADAYVRLVGMKLFSDRAVDYFRSAGPDDRRYLLFNPMTKMKVTTEGEKVIDLMWDVIAAKGFEKDNYFAQAAVEIRGLPKLEGTVHVNLALILKFMRNHLLDPVDYPAVPTRLDAADDDFLFRQGPARGLGSVRFHDWRPAFDAYATVPNVARFREQADALCEFVTTAAPDEQQSRDLDLLLAVGQLFALVVHGQLILEQARLTGLDEDVLDELFAVLVRDFSAHAVELHGKDSATEQQQTWALGAVRRPVVDEARSARVWERVEALSGAYEMAQ, encoded by the coding sequence ATGGCCGACGCCCTGCTGTTCAACCCGCGTACCTACGACCCGGCGCACTTCGACCCCGAGACCCGCAGGCTGCTGCGCGCCACCGTCGACTGGTTCGAGGCGCGCGGCAAGCGCAAGCTGATCGAGGACTACCGCTCCCGCGCCTGGCTCGCGGACTTCCTCGCCTTCTCCGCCAAGGAAGGCCTGTTCGCCACCTTCCTCACCCCGGCCGCGGACGCCGGGAACGAGGAGCAGCGCTGGGACACGGCCCGTATCGCGGCCCTCAACGAGATCTTCGGGTTCTACGGCCTCGACTACTGGTACGCCTGGCAGGTCACCATCCTCGGCCTCGGCCCCGTGTGGCAGAGCGACAACGCCGCCGCCCGCGCCCGCGCGGCCGAACTGCTCTCCCAGGGCGAGGTGTTCGCCTTCGGCCTGTCGGAGAAGACGCACGGCGCCGACATCTACTCCACCGACATGCTCCTTGAGCCGGACGGCAACGGCGGCTTCCGGGCCACCGGTTCCAAGTACTACATCGGCAACGGCAACGCCGCCGGACTGGTGTCGGTCTTCGGCCGGCGCACCGACGTCGAGGGCCCCGACGGCTACGTCTTCTTCGCGGCCGACAGCCGCCACACCTCGTACCACCTCGTCAAGAACGTCGTGGACTCCTCCAAGTACGTCAGCGAGTTCCGCCTGGAGGGCTACCCGGTCGGCCCGGACGACGTCCTGCACACCGGCCGCGCCGCCTTCGACGCCGCCCTCAACACGGTAAACGTCGGCAAGTTCAACCTGTGCACCGCCTCGATCGGCATCTGCGAGCACGCGATGTACGAGGCCGTCACCCACGCGCACAACCGCATCCTCTACGGCCGCCCGGTCACCGCTTTCCCGCACGTGCGCCGCGAGCTGGCCGACGCGTACGTCCGTCTCGTCGGGATGAAGCTGTTCAGCGACCGCGCCGTCGACTACTTCCGCTCCGCCGGGCCCGACGACCGCCGCTACCTCCTCTTCAACCCGATGACGAAGATGAAGGTGACCACGGAGGGCGAGAAGGTCATCGACCTGATGTGGGACGTCATCGCCGCCAAGGGTTTCGAGAAGGACAACTACTTCGCCCAGGCGGCCGTCGAGATCCGCGGACTGCCCAAGCTGGAGGGCACGGTCCACGTCAACCTCGCGCTGATCCTGAAGTTCATGCGCAACCACCTGCTCGACCCGGTGGACTACCCCGCCGTCCCGACGCGCCTGGACGCGGCCGACGACGACTTCCTCTTCCGGCAGGGCCCGGCCCGGGGCCTGGGCTCCGTGCGCTTCCACGACTGGCGCCCCGCCTTCGACGCGTACGCGACCGTGCCCAACGTGGCCCGCTTCCGCGAACAGGCCGACGCGCTGTGCGAGTTCGTCACCACCGCCGCACCCGACGAGCAGCAGAGCCGCGACCTCGACCTCCTGCTCGCCGTCGGCCAGCTGTTCGCGCTCGTCGTCCACGGCCAGCTGATCCTGGAGCAGGCGCGTCTGACGGGTCTGGACGAGGACGTGCTGGACGAGCTGTTCGCCGTGCTCGTACGGGACTTCTCCGCGCACGCCGTCGAGCTGCACGGCAAGGACTCCGCCACCGAGCAGCAGCAGACCTGGGCGCTCGGCGCGGTCCGGCGCCCGGTCGTGGACGAGGCCCGCTCGGCGCGGGTCTGGGAGCGCGTCGAGGCGCTGTCCGGGGCGTACGAGATGGCGCAGTGA
- a CDS encoding PadR family transcriptional regulator, producing MALEHAILVSLLEKPGSGYELARRFERSIGYFWTATHQQIYRVLKRMESDGLLAVREVAQEGRPDKKEYSVAGPGRAALSQWLHEPIEPESLRHDLAVKIRGAAFDDPAAVLHEVERHRRVHSDRLAHYLAGELRDFTGPAAPAPLDTGQELQHVVLRGGIAYERMTIAWLDDVLATIHRLSTGSPTTDDH from the coding sequence ATGGCGCTCGAACACGCGATCCTCGTCTCCCTGCTGGAGAAGCCGGGCTCAGGCTATGAGCTGGCCCGGCGGTTCGAGCGGTCCATCGGCTACTTCTGGACGGCGACGCACCAGCAGATCTACCGCGTCCTCAAGCGCATGGAGAGCGACGGCCTGCTCGCCGTCCGCGAGGTGGCCCAGGAGGGCCGGCCGGACAAGAAGGAGTACTCCGTCGCGGGCCCCGGCCGGGCCGCCCTCTCCCAGTGGCTGCACGAGCCGATCGAACCCGAGAGCCTGCGCCACGACCTCGCCGTGAAGATCCGCGGTGCGGCCTTCGACGACCCGGCCGCGGTGCTCCACGAGGTCGAGCGGCACCGCAGGGTGCACAGCGACCGCCTCGCGCACTACCTCGCCGGAGAGCTGCGCGACTTCACCGGGCCCGCCGCCCCGGCCCCGCTCGACACCGGCCAGGAGCTCCAGCACGTCGTGCTGCGCGGCGGCATCGCGTACGAGCGGATGACGATCGCCTGGCTCGACGACGTCCTCGCCACCATCCACCGGCTGTCCACCGGCTCACCGACCACCGATGACCACTGA